The DNA window TCTCAGCTTCAAGGTCAGCCCTTATGGTCTCCCCCCTTACTCTCATAGTTGAGTCGCTGCACCACTCCTCCCTCAGCATCCTGGCCGCGTCCTCGGCTACCTTCACTACGAGCGACCTGAGGTCCTCAATCTCCCTCCTCTCCATGGACTCTCTCCCTGCGACCTGTGGAGGCAAGGGTTTTAACTGGGGTTGCTCAACGGATGGCAAGCCCTATAATGGTAGCCCCGAGGGCTAGGGGCAGCGCAGCCAAGTAAAGGGTGCCGTGAAGGCCCCCTAGGGCTATTGCGACCGACGCTATGAACGGCGAGATTACTTCGCCGACCCCTGAGGATATCGATATAACGTAATTTGCTTTGACCTCTTCGTCAGGTGCCGATGCGAAGCTCTCGTAAAGGGAGACGGGGTAGACGACCGCGTGCGGGACAGCGAAGAGCAGGAGGCCGGCTAGCGCAAGAGGCCAGAGCCCCGTGGAGAGGAGTACCGTGGATACCACAAGAAGGCCCAGGGCTACCAGCTTAACCCTTCTGACTCTTGAGACTTTAGCTGATGCAAACCTTAGCATGGCAGACAGCGAGAACATGGCTGCCATGGAACCGAATGCCTCCATCGTGCTGAGGCCGAGGGCCTTAACGGCGTAGAGCGGCCAGTAGGAGAGCACAAGCGGGAAGATGGTCGAGTAGAGTAGGTTAACGTAGAAGGCGTTGGCAAACCTCCTGGTCTTAAAGAGGCCTACGAAGTCCTTGGGCCCTGGGAGCCTGACACTAAGGTTAGCCCTGGGGTGGATTGGCGCCAGGAGGGAGTGGGCGAGGGAGGTAAGTACTATAATGGACGCTATAAGAAAGGCGAGCCAGAGGTACCCCTTAGGCATGAGGGACGACGTCAGGGTCGCGGCTATGAGCCCGAGCGATAGCCCTAGGGAGTAAGTCGCAACGCCCTCAAGGGGCCTCTCGCCGGAGGAGAGCCTGTGGAGTGATGGAGCAAGGACAGAGCCAGCCATGCCAGAGCCGACTCCGGCGGCGGCGACGGCAACGATAGAGAGCCCTGGGCGTAGGGCGAGCATCGCGAGCCCTATTGCCATTAGGGAGAGGCCTGCCACCACGGCGCTCCTGGTGCCCCCTGCTAAGGAGGCGAGGAGAGACCCCAGGGCCGTTGAGACCCAAAGGTCAATAACTACATAAGGTATCATCGACACGCTGAAGCCGGAGAGAGCCAGGAAGATAGCCACTGTTGCCTGCAGAAGAGCCGTGGCGAACCTCAGGGAGGCTGTGGAGACTACTAGGCTTGAGGCGCCGCGAAGCAAAGGCGTCAGCCCTCGAGAGCGGACATGTAAACCTTGAGGAGTCTCTCCCCCACCACCTCTGGGTCATGGTCCCTCCTAACGACCTCGCGTGCGGCGGCAGAGAGCTTACTCCTGAGCCCCTCGTCGCTTGCCAGCCTCTCAAGGGAGTTCGAGAGGGAGAGCACGTCATCTCTTTCAACTACTATCCCGGCGTCCCCCACCAGCTCAGGCAGGGCGCCCACGTCAGTAACTATAGGGACTGCGCCGTGCGCCATGGCCTCGAGGACTGTTAAGTTGTAGGCCTCGGCCCTGCTGGGCGCCAGAACGATGTCCGTCTCAGGCATTATAACGTTATGAAGGGTAAAGTCGTCAACCCTGTTAAAGGCCACCAGGCCCCTCAGGCCGCTGGCCTTGGCTATCCTTGTGGCGTCAGGGCCTATGACTATCAAAACTACGTCCTTGAGGTACTTAAGGGTCCTCGCGAAAGCCTTAAGCGCAACGTCAAGGCCCTTCCTCAGCGGGTCCCTGGCGACCAGGAGTACGTTGACCGTGCTGTGGGGCCTCCTCTCGCCGAGCATCATCGGAGGGGGGACCACATACACTTTAGAGGCGGGCACGCCGTCCCTCACGAAGCCCTCGTAGGCCCACTTAGACCATGTTATAACGGCCCTGCAGTTATCGTCATTAAGCCTATCAATGATAGTGCCCACTATTGCAGACCTGACAGCAGCAGGCATGTTGAAGTACTCGCTGAGGTACTGGCCAGGGCTCTCGTCGTTCTCGTGGACCCAAGGAGATGAGATGCGCGTGAGGTCCATGAAGAAGTCGTGGACTAAATCAAAACCCTCCCCTACCGGGGGCCTCAGAGCCCTGGTCAGCTGCACCACGGCGCTCCTAATAATGTTACTAGGAGTCACCTCGCTGTAGTTTAGGGGGGCCTCATATATTGACGTCCTAGGAAGCGTGAAATACCTTACGCCAGGCGGCGGGTTCGCAAGCCTTAGGGAGGGCCCTCTCCTGAGGCCCCCGACCCTTCTATCATACTCAGCCAGGAGGAGCACCCTGAGCTCCTCCAAGGAGGTCACCCGAAGCCTTTCAAACTCATAATATCGTTTACCGTCAGCGGCCCCTCGACATCCCTTGGCAGGCTGAAGCAGCGTCCGTTGTAGATATAGGGGTCCCTCCACCTGGCATAGGGGTAGATAGACTCCTTCATCGACTCGGCTCCCTGCCCGCGCTTGGCTAAGACATCGTCAGCTCTCTCAGTGCCCCTCACGTAGCTAAGCTCGGAGGCCATGATTTCCCTGACTGCATGCCCCCTGAACGCATTGAGCCCCTCAGCCACGGCTGTTGATGGCATGTGGCCGTCGGAGCTCACCGCGTGCGCGGGGGCCCCTGTAGGCATATTATCAAATATTGCAACGTCGTCATTGGTCGTCATAATTAAGTGCACTGTGATCGGCCAACCTATGTAGCTGCCCCCTCCGAAGACTATTATCGTGTCCTTCAGTGAGTTCATGTTTTCGTCATGTAAGATAAACCTTTGAGTATAAATAAGCGGTTTGTACTCCGAGTACACGCTCAAAGGGACAGGCCAAAGCCCCTGAGGAAGTAGTTCATCCTCCTCAGCTCGCGGTAGAAGGCCGCCCCCCTCTCGGTTAGCACTAAGTAGTTGCCGTCCTCGCCCCTCTCCTCTATTATAAAGCCTTTCTCCTCCAGCTCAGAGAGGTACATAAGGAACCTGTCATAGGGCAGGTTGGCGCTTGAGAGCACGTGGGAGAACCTGGCCTTGCCCCCCTCGTTAGCCACGCTGTTCAGCACGTCATAGTATATCCTCAGCCTGCTCCTGGGGCTTGACCTGCTCAATACCTGCTCCACCTCAGCAGGAAGGCCGCTATGAGGGCAAAGGAGACGAACTGCAGTAGCTCCCCGTATATGTAGTAGTACGGGTTCCTGACGGCAGAGGCGTAAAGCATGGTGATGTGTGATATCAGCAGGACCCCAAAGGACAGCATTATAAGCCTCGAGAGCCTCGTGCCTCCTCTGCTCTCTAGTAGCCCGCCCTCAAAGATGACAATTGAGAGCATAGTTATGGACAGCACCTGGGAGGCGTCAAAGACCAGGTGACCTAACAGGAAGTACTCCCTCAGCTGCCTTGGCATTATAGGCAGCACTGCCGCGGCGGCGCCCCAGTAGGCGGCCTTTGTATAGCCGACCGCAAAGACCAGGTACGCCACGTTCTGAAGTACAAGGTAGCTGACGCCAGCTATGTACGCCAGCCTGGCGTCCTCGTAGATGTTTCCAACGCCCACGCCAAGGGAGAGGCTTAGCCAGCCCTGGACTATTAGGCCGACCCCAAGCAGCAGGAAGCCCAGGCTTATGTACTGAAGAGGCGATGTCCTCACCATGCGCTGGTAGGCGAAGGCTATGTAGCTCGTGGCCAGGGCCACTGCCCCGCTCAGCAGGCTTAGCAGGCCGCCCAGAGTTATGAAGTCATTAAGTAACATCGGCTGGCTCCCGCTATGATTTGGCTGAGTGGGGCAAGTTTAAAAGTATAAAAATAACCTAAGGGGCTGTCCAAGGTCAGGACTGGCCAAGCACCTTAACCTTTGAAACTTTTCTCATTATTTTAAGGAAGTCCTCCTGAGACCTGAGGTAGGCCTCGTCAAGAGGTAGACCTTGCACGAGGAACCTGTGCGAGACCAGCGCAAGCATCACATCGCCCGCTCCGGTCCTGTCCTCAAGCAGCTCGTTGCCCTGAGGCGAGGGCACGGCAGTAACTTTGCCGTCAACGTATATCAGTGCGCCGCCAGGCCCTACCGTGTAGAGGACGTTGGGGAACATCCTCGCGAGGATCTCAGCGACAGACTCCACCGCGTCATCATTAGAGATGTGAACCAGGGAGACATGCTCAGGGCTCAGCTTCTCCCACCACCCGTCGCCTAGGCTCCTTGAGAAGCCCTGCACGTCAACGCTTATCTTCCTGCCCCTGAGCCCGCTGGAGTTTAGGAGCTCTGGAGGCGCTTCAGAGTATACGGGGGATATTATTACAAGGTCAGGGTCGCACTCCTTAAGGGCAGAGTAAATGTCATCGGCAGTGAGCGGGCCGGAAAAGCTCTCTATGGCTGATCTCCTCACTGGTGACTTGGAGTCATAGTAATGAGCAAAGACATAACCTTCGCCGCGGCCCTCGCAGCAGAGCCTCCTTATGCCAAGGGATGACTCCAGCTTTACAGTATGGCTGACCAGGCGGCCGTAAGTTCCCAGCGCGCACACCTCATATCCAAGAGCTGTAAGGGCAAAGCCAGCGTAAAGGGCGGGCCCTCCGGCCTGAAGTCTGACAAAGCCGTTAGGAAGCCTCACCTTATCTAGTGTTGGAGAGGATACTATAAGCGCCCTCAAGCTGGCCCACCGCCCGCAGAGCATAGTTCCCTTATTCCGGTGAACTTCGTTGGGTCGCCCAGCACTACGAGGCCGTCACCCTCCTTGAGCTTGAAGTCCGTGGAGAAGTATGGCGTAAAGATGCCATTACGCTCAACCAGGACGGGTATGACCCCCTTCGGCAGCTCCCTTAAGGCCATGCCGTCACATTTAGAGCTCTTCTCAACCTTGAAGAAGCCAATGCCGTAGCCCGCCTGGCGAAGCGCTTTGCTGCTGCCCTCGGTGGACTCTAGAAGTACGCCGCCAAGGTTGCCTGAAAGCGCCATGCCTGCCAGGGCCCTCCCTATGAACCTCTTGAGCCTAACCACCTGTGTTGCCCCAGAGTCGAGGAACACGTCAGTGAGGTCCTCGTTATGTATCATCACTACTGTCCTGACCTTCGGGTTAAGTCTCCTCACCCTGATGAGGGCGGTGAGCGAGTCAGAGTCGCTGTCTAGGGCTATTATGACAACTGCCGCGGACTCTACCCCGGCTGCCCTTAGCTCCCTCTCGCTTGTGGGGCTCCCTATTATTACTTTGTGGTTCTGAAGGCTAGCGGCCAGGGACTCGTTATTTGTAACCATAACGTACTCAATGCCCATCCTGTCCAGCTCAGTCGCCACCTCAGGCATGTCGCCAAGCACTATTACATGGTCCTTCATGTGTGAGGCCCTCCACCTGGCCCTGGCGTCAATCCACACGGTCCTCTTAGTTACAGTTGAGACTATATTCATTACTATGGTAGTATAGGTTGCTACTGAGGCCAAGACCAGCACGGTCAGGAACAGCTTCTCAGAGCTGGGCATAGCATTTAATGGCGGGGTGTAGAGGCCTATGGTAGTCACTAGACCCACAGATGCATATATTGCAGACACTAGATCGATGTGCTGGAAGTACATGAATACGTAGGCAGTTATAGCTATTATAATGGCAATGGCAGCCATCTGGGGCATGAGTCTTGAGAGCACAGAGTAAGGGGCGAAGAGTACCTCAAGCACTTCCAGCAGCAACTTGTTGTGAGTCCTTACCATAAGACCCTTATGTAAAGCTGGGGCAGCAACTTTATTAGTCTTGCGCGGGGCTCAATAGATAGTAGGCTCTTTCCTTAGGGCTGACTCCCAGAAGGATATCTCGAACCTGACACTGTTGACAAAGGCCCTCTGCATCTCCGGCGTCACGTTATAATTGTCAAGCACTTCAAGCAACGCCCTCACGCGAGAGTTGTAGTCATCAGATGCGTAGAAGTCTCCCCAGGCCCTGTAAAGGGGGTCTCTTGAGCTAGCCACGTAACTGCCGACCTCGCTGTAACCCCACATGCAGGGGGCCCATGCTGCCAGGAACTGGGGCCAGCCAAGGGACGCATAGTAATTAAGGTGTCTCGTGTAGGCGTAGTTCGTCAGGTTCATGCCTGTCGAGCCTACCTCGGCCTCGCTTATGTTGAGTTCACTGAAAAGCTTTGAGTGTATCTCAGCCCCGCGCTCAGGATTAGCAAAGACCGCCAGGAGAACCTTAACTGCCTCCTGCAGGGGCGCCTGGGAGGCCGCCCTTATGACCGCCCTCTGCATCTCAGCCACGTACTTAGAGTCCTGTATCAGGTAGTACCTGAACACGTCCCTTGGCAAAGTTCCATCGTAAAGCATCCTAACAAACTCGCTCCTCACGTACTGGTTCCACAAGTCCCCGGCCGACTGCCTGAGAACCTCGGAGGCCCTAGCCAAGTTAAGCCCTGCTTACTATTGTAATAAGTAGTAATATAAAAGCTAGACTACGGGCCTTCAGCGGCCATGGGGGGCCTGATAAGCACTGCTGAGGCCCTCCTGGCGAAGAACATGGTAGCGCCGAAGATAACAGCCACTATGGGCACAATGCTTAGTATTGTGGCCTGGTAGCCGGCGGCGGTGACCATAGCTCCAAGGGCGGCTGGCAGCCCAGAGCCGATAATCATCATTATTGAGAAGAAGTAGCTGTTAGCGGCGTTGAGGCTCCTTGGCTCAAAGGTCCTAGATATTGATATGACGCTCAAAGTGTACGTAAGCCCGTGCGGGATTCCAAGGATGAGCAGGGCAACCATGTAAACCAATATGGTAGGAGAGGCCCAGGCGGCTACGAGACCTATCAGCGTGAGGGTTGAGGAGAGCGTCATGAGCCTCACTATGTTGTAGGGCGGCCTTACGGCTAGTATGAGCCTGCCTAGGAATGACGTCGTGTAGAAAAGAGAGTATAGTAGAAGCGCCAAGGAGCTGCTTACGTGGAACCTGTACTCAGCGTAGAGGCCAGCGAAGCTCGTTATGAAGGCGAAGGGAACAGAGTACGTCAGGTTGTTAAGCGAGGCGGCTATGAACCCGTTGTTGGTAAGTACTGAGGTTACCTTGGGCCTGGCCGAGCCATCGGTAGGGCGCCCCTCCTCGGGGAACCTGACCAGGGGCGCAGTGGCGGCAACGAGGGCTGCTATGGGCTCAAAGAAGATAAAGGAGGCCTTGAGTCCAACGTATTTAACTATTACAGAGTCTATGGCAGGGCCGATGAGGAGGGAGGTGCTAAGGGCAAGGGTGTATATCGTGAGCAGCCTCTCCCTCTGCCTTGAGTCGCTGATCGCGCCTGCCGATGTCATTATATTAGGCATTATCGGCCCAAGCACGGCCCCTGCGGCCACGGCCAGCGCCCATATCGTAATTGGGTTGGACTTTGAGTAGAACGGAAAGAGGACGGCGTAGGCCACAGCTGATACTATGAAGAACCTCCTCCTGCTTCTCGCGGGCAGCCTTGCGTTTATGAAGCTGGTTGATATGAAGGTGCTGCCCATGAACGCCATGGCGAGTAGCCCTACCTCGAGGCCGTTGAAGTTGAAGAGGTGATGCGCCAGAAGGGGAATGGTTGTCGCTATCATGTTGTTCGAGGCCCTGGCCCCAAAGGTGGCTAGGGTCACCACTGCAGCCATCACTGCAAACGACGTTGATCTCTTGGCCGCGCTCATAGATATCACCTACTTGTTAGTCGACGACCTTACTATTATTGGGCGCAGACTATAAATTTTTATCTATGCTCAGGTCCCTAATTATGTGCTCCTTCAGCACCCTGCCCGACTTGTCAAATCTCACGCCCTCAGACTCCAGGAGCCTCCTCTTCGCCTCAGGTCCGCCGAAGGAGTAGCCGCCCAGCCTGCCGTTTGACATCACTACCCTGTGACATGGGACCTCTATCGGCCTTGGGTTCTTGCTGAGCGCCCTGGCCACAGCCCTGGGCGATATGCCGAGGGCCTTAGCTATGGCCCCGTAGGTTGTGACCTTGCCTCTGGGTATGCGCTTGACGGCCTCGTACACCATTTCTTCGACAGCGCGTTGCGTCATCAGCTGTCACCGGTCTCCCTGACGTGTTGGCTTTAAGAAGGTTAACTTTAGGCTTTTGAGCAATTGAGCCTTTTTATGAAGTTAACGGCTACGATCCGCCACCTTGATTGAAGTCAGCTTTAGGAGGTTAATTGCGTGCAACCGCTTTTAAAAGCTAGGCTGGCTAAAGTATCGGGGAGACCCAACTTTGAGCGAGAACGACGCGCTTAAGGCCGCCCAGGTGCTCGGGGCCGCTTTGGGCTCCTTCGTATCGTCCCTGCTTGTAGGCCTCCCAGCGTCGCTGGAGGAGCTTGCCAAGCAGAGCGACCAGAGCGGCCCATCGAAGGAGCTGGCGGAGTGGGCCCTCTCAGCCTCACAGGAGATAGCGAAGGTCCTTAAGAGTAAGCTGCCGCCTGAAGAGTTGGACAAGATAGTCGAGGGCCTCGTGGTCTCTGTGAGGGGAATATCCGAGGTTACCTTAGAGCTCTCCAAGACTTTGGGCGACCCGCGGGTGGCGGAGGTCATAAGGAGAACCTCGGATGGTTTTAGGAAGAGCCTTGACCTATTATCATCATACTCAGATCCTATGGCGCTGCTTAGGGCCATGTCGGACCCCGACATAGCGTTTGCCGTGGGCGTCATACTGTCACTTCTTAAGGCCCTCGGCGTTGCGGTCAGGGTCTCGTCAGAGAGGGCCCTAAGCGGGGGAGCTCAGGGCGGAGAGGGCAAGCCTTCAGGTACTATATAAAAACCAGTCATTCATGATAAGCGGGTCACTTGTGGTGACCTACGGGTTTAGCCTTAGGAGGAGAGCCGCCTTAGTGCGACCCTTTAGGGCCCTCGTAATGAATTATCTGGGTTGGGCAGCTATTAGCAGCCGCATCGATGCAGTCCTGGAAATCGTCAGGAGTGGTGCCCTCGCTTCTGCTCCCCTGCTGCTTGTTATCTGGATCGGGCCTCCACTTTGGGATTATCTCAGCCTTGCCATCAATCTCGTTCATCTCGAATACGTCAGGGCATAGGCTCACGCATACCATGTCGGCTATGCAGTTCTCACGTGGTTCAATCCAGACTTTTACTGTCATTTTCTCGCCTCATGTTCTAGTTTTTCTGAAGAAAGTTATAAAGCCGTGTCATAAGGTCTAATACTTTAAAAAAGAAAGCGTTTAAAACTTAAATTATGAGCTTAGGCGAGTTCAGGGCCTTCTGGTACCTGGCCTCCACGTCGTCCCAGTTTACCAGGTCCCACCAGCTGTCAACGTACTTGGCCCTGTCGTTCCTGTAGTCTATGTAGTAGGCGTGCTCGAACACGTCAACGGCCAGCAGCGGCAGCAGGTTAGCGGTGACGACGTTGTTGTGCTTCTCAACCTGAAGTATCCTGAGGTCGCCTGTCACAGGGTCGTAGGCGAGCAGCGCCCATCCGACGCCCTCGACGTTCTTGGCGGCGTTGCCGAACAGCGTCTTGAACTTGTCGAAGGAGCCGAAGAGCTTGTTTATGGCGTCAGCTATGGCGCCTCCCGGCGTGCCGCCGCCCTTGCCCTTGGGAGCCATGTTGAGCCAGTAGAGCGTGTGCAGCAGGTGGCCGCCGTAGTTGAACTCGAAGTCCCTGCTCACCGCCCTTATGTCTATGTCCGTCAGCTGGCCGTTGAGGTACTTCTCAAGCTTGTCAAGTGCAGCGTTGGCGCCGTTGACGTAGCCGAGGTGGTGCTTGTCGTGGTGGTACTTCAGCGTCTCAGAGCTTATTATGGGCTCAAGTGCGTCATAGTTGTACGGAAGGGGCGGAAGCTCATACCTCTTGAGAGATACCATCTCTCTCGCCTGCCTAAGCCTGGGGCCAGGTGAAATATAAACTAATACACATGCTTTCATTTAGAAAATCTTTTTAAAAGAGCCCTGGCAGGAACAAAGGAGGATCATCGTTGACCTTCTTTATGCTTACGCTATAGACCTTGCTTAGCAGGCCCTCGTTTAGGACCTCGCGCGGGCTGCCGAAGGCTACTAGCCTGCCCTTGCTGAGGACGGCCACGTTGTCGGCCAGGGAGGCGTAGTGCAGGTCGTGCGTTGCCATGACAATCGTGACGCCGGAGCGCGAGAGCTCGGCAAGAACCTTCATGACCTTGGCCTGGTTCGTCATGTCAAGGAATGCAGTGGGCTCGTCCAGGAGCAGCAGCCTTGGCGTGCGCGAGAGCGCGGCCGCTATTAAGAGCAGCCTCTGCTCCCCGCTGCTCATAGTAAAGATAGCCCTGTTTGTCAGGCCCTCAACGCCAAACGTGGCAAGCCACTCGCGGAAGTGCTGCCTCCATAAGTTCCCAGGCGACCTGTAGTTCATGGCGAGCCCTATGTCAAGGCCCCTAGCCATGGGGTCCAGGCTCGGCTGGGCTGGGACGTACGACATGTAGTTCCTATACCTTGCTGGGCTCAGGCCCTCTATCTCAACCACGCCGCTGTACCTGGTCAGCCCAGCTATAGATCTGAGCAGCGTAGTCTTGCCTGACCCGTTGGGGCCTATCACTACCAGGGTTCCGCCCTCATGCTCAAAGCTCACATCATTCAATATCTTCATGCTGCCCACTGAATAGCTTAGACCCTTGACGGAGACCCTTACCAGGGCGACTCACCCCTTGACTTAAGGAGAATGTAGACCAGCAGCGGCGCCCCAAAGACGCTTGTGACTGCAGTAAGAGGGGCCTCTGATGGGTAGAGTATAAGCCTGG is part of the Acidilobus sp. 7A genome and encodes:
- a CDS encoding TenA family protein, giving the protein MARASEVLRQSAGDLWNQYVRSEFVRMLYDGTLPRDVFRYYLIQDSKYVAEMQRAVIRAASQAPLQEAVKVLLAVFANPERGAEIHSKLFSELNISEAEVGSTGMNLTNYAYTRHLNYYASLGWPQFLAAWAPCMWGYSEVGSYVASSRDPLYRAWGDFYASDDYNSRVRALLEVLDNYNVTPEMQRAFVNSVRFEISFWESALRKEPTIY
- a CDS encoding MFS transporter codes for the protein MLRGASSLVVSTASLRFATALLQATVAIFLALSGFSVSMIPYVVIDLWVSTALGSLLASLAGGTRSAVVAGLSLMAIGLAMLALRPGLSIVAVAAAGVGSGMAGSVLAPSLHRLSSGERPLEGVATYSLGLSLGLIAATLTSSLMPKGYLWLAFLIASIIVLTSLAHSLLAPIHPRANLSVRLPGPKDFVGLFKTRRFANAFYVNLLYSTIFPLVLSYWPLYAVKALGLSTMEAFGSMAAMFSLSAMLRFASAKVSRVRRVKLVALGLLVVSTVLLSTGLWPLALAGLLLFAVPHAVVYPVSLYESFASAPDEEVKANYVISISSGVGEVISPFIASVAIALGGLHGTLYLAALPLALGATIIGLAIR
- a CDS encoding glycosyltransferase family 4 protein, which codes for MEELRVLLLAEYDRRVGGLRRGPSLRLANPPPGVRYFTLPRTSIYEAPLNYSEVTPSNIIRSAVVQLTRALRPPVGEGFDLVHDFFMDLTRISSPWVHENDESPGQYLSEYFNMPAAVRSAIVGTIIDRLNDDNCRAVITWSKWAYEGFVRDGVPASKVYVVPPPMMLGERRPHSTVNVLLVARDPLRKGLDVALKAFARTLKYLKDVVLIVIGPDATRIAKASGLRGLVAFNRVDDFTLHNVIMPETDIVLAPSRAEAYNLTVLEAMAHGAVPIVTDVGALPELVGDAGIVVERDDVLSLSNSLERLASDEGLRSKLSAAAREVVRRDHDPEVVGERLLKVYMSALEG
- a CDS encoding NAD-binding protein, with the protein product MLLEVLEVLFAPYSVLSRLMPQMAAIAIIIAITAYVFMYFQHIDLVSAIYASVGLVTTIGLYTPPLNAMPSSEKLFLTVLVLASVATYTTIVMNIVSTVTKRTVWIDARARWRASHMKDHVIVLGDMPEVATELDRMGIEYVMVTNNESLAASLQNHKVIIGSPTSERELRAAGVESAAVVIIALDSDSDSLTALIRVRRLNPKVRTVVMIHNEDLTDVFLDSGATQVVRLKRFIGRALAGMALSGNLGGVLLESTEGSSKALRQAGYGIGFFKVEKSSKCDGMALRELPKGVIPVLVERNGIFTPYFSTDFKLKEGDGLVVLGDPTKFTGIRELCSAGGGPA
- a CDS encoding DUF1641 domain-containing protein, encoding MSENDALKAAQVLGAALGSFVSSLLVGLPASLEELAKQSDQSGPSKELAEWALSASQEIAKVLKSKLPPEELDKIVEGLVVSVRGISEVTLELSKTLGDPRVAEVIRRTSDGFRKSLDLLSSYSDPMALLRAMSDPDIAFAVGVILSLLKALGVAVRVSSERALSGGAQGGEGKPSGTI
- a CDS encoding ABC transporter ATP-binding protein, with protein sequence MKILNDVSFEHEGGTLVVIGPNGSGKTTLLRSIAGLTRYSGVVEIEGLSPARYRNYMSYVPAQPSLDPMARGLDIGLAMNYRSPGNLWRQHFREWLATFGVEGLTNRAIFTMSSGEQRLLLIAAALSRTPRLLLLDEPTAFLDMTNQAKVMKVLAELSRSGVTIVMATHDLHYASLADNVAVLSKGRLVAFGSPREVLNEGLLSKVYSVSIKKVNDDPPLFLPGLF
- a CDS encoding winged helix-turn-helix domain-containing protein; the protein is MSRSSPRSRLRIYYDVLNSVANEGGKARFSHVLSSANLPYDRFLMYLSELEEKGFIIEERGEDGNYLVLTERGAAFYRELRRMNYFLRGFGLSL
- a CDS encoding MFS transporter; amino-acid sequence: MSAAKRSTSFAVMAAVVTLATFGARASNNMIATTIPLLAHHLFNFNGLEVGLLAMAFMGSTFISTSFINARLPARSRRRFFIVSAVAYAVLFPFYSKSNPITIWALAVAAGAVLGPIMPNIMTSAGAISDSRQRERLLTIYTLALSTSLLIGPAIDSVIVKYVGLKASFIFFEPIAALVAATAPLVRFPEEGRPTDGSARPKVTSVLTNNGFIAASLNNLTYSVPFAFITSFAGLYAEYRFHVSSSLALLLYSLFYTTSFLGRLILAVRPPYNIVRLMTLSSTLTLIGLVAAWASPTILVYMVALLILGIPHGLTYTLSVISISRTFEPRSLNAANSYFFSIMMIIGSGLPAALGAMVTAAGYQATILSIVPIVAVIFGATMFFARRASAVLIRPPMAAEGP
- a CDS encoding MGMT family protein, which translates into the protein MTQRAVEEMVYEAVKRIPRGKVTTYGAIAKALGISPRAVARALSKNPRPIEVPCHRVVMSNGRLGGYSFGGPEAKRRLLESEGVRFDKSGRVLKEHIIRDLSIDKNL
- a CDS encoding superoxide dismutase gives rise to the protein MVSLKRYELPPLPYNYDALEPIISSETLKYHHDKHHLGYVNGANAALDKLEKYLNGQLTDIDIRAVSRDFEFNYGGHLLHTLYWLNMAPKGKGGGTPGGAIADAINKLFGSFDKFKTLFGNAAKNVEGVGWALLAYDPVTGDLRILQVEKHNNVVTANLLPLLAVDVFEHAYYIDYRNDRAKYVDSWWDLVNWDDVEARYQKALNSPKLII
- a CDS encoding ferredoxin, with product MTVKVWIEPRENCIADMVCVSLCPDVFEMNEIDGKAEIIPKWRPDPDNKQQGSRSEGTTPDDFQDCIDAAANSCPTQIIHYEGPKGSH